In Flavobacterium okayamense, a single window of DNA contains:
- a CDS encoding response regulator transcription factor: MSKKRILYVEDDETLAFLTADNLEQHFHVIHVNNGKKAFELFCEEHFDLCVLDIMLPDMDGFEIAQEIRKKDVEIPIIFLSAKTMKEDRIKGLRLGADDYLVKPYSIEELILKIEIFLNRSQKSGVDKSQKTYTIGSFTFEPENYQLKNDKESITLTERESALLHLFVENTNTVLKRETILIQLWGSDDYFLGRSLDVFISRLRKIFKEETNVRIENIPRVGFKLVVE, from the coding sequence ATGTCTAAAAAAAGAATTTTATACGTAGAAGACGACGAAACGCTTGCTTTTTTAACAGCCGATAATCTCGAACAACATTTTCATGTAATTCATGTAAATAACGGAAAAAAAGCATTCGAATTATTTTGCGAAGAACATTTCGATTTGTGTGTGCTCGACATTATGTTGCCTGACATGGATGGTTTTGAAATTGCACAAGAAATTCGAAAAAAAGACGTTGAAATTCCTATTATTTTTCTTTCGGCAAAAACCATGAAAGAAGATCGTATTAAAGGGTTACGATTAGGTGCCGATGATTATTTAGTAAAACCCTATTCGATTGAAGAATTAATTTTAAAAATTGAAATTTTCTTAAACCGAAGTCAAAAATCTGGAGTTGATAAATCGCAAAAAACCTATACAATTGGTTCTTTTACTTTTGAACCCGAAAATTACCAATTGAAAAATGACAAAGAAAGCATTACACTAACCGAAAGAGAATCGGCGTTGTTGCATTTGTTTGTAGAAAACACGAACACGGTTTTAAAACGCGAAACCATTTTAATACAATTATGGGGAAGCGACGATTATTTTTTAGGCAGAAGTTTAGATGTTTTTATTTCACGCTTGCGCAAAATCTTTAAAGAAGAAACCAACGTGCGTATAGAAAATATCCCTAGAGTTGGGTTTAAATTAGTGGTTGAGTAA
- a CDS encoding sensor histidine kinase has translation MFEKKELENKIHFALQDVVKKIYADNNSSLPITNQIQKVSDNYYIVNVNDVFENNVLEHYLKTEFSKVKLEQDFEYAIYNCGTDDMMYGNYISSSGEAEKKCVDCFTKDSDLIYYFAIRFPHLKQNLFKSLNQYWIFTFVLFLVLIIYVYSVFLLLKQKRYTELQTDFINNMTHEFKTPLSSILIASNFANSQKEIKENAKLSKYVQIIIEQSNKLNQHIEQILSLARTDSHQIHLQKTEVDLFKNLELIIENLKLKHTKNFDFTIDNSTKIIINADEFHFYNLLYNLVDNAIKYGIENPKVDIKVVETNSHYIIQLNDNGPGIPEKDLPFIFDKFYRVSRKDTEEIEGFGIGLAYVKKICELHHWKIKVKNTDNGLQTDIEIPKK, from the coding sequence ATGTTTGAGAAAAAAGAGCTAGAAAACAAAATTCACTTCGCACTTCAAGATGTTGTAAAGAAAATTTATGCCGATAACAACTCTTCTTTACCAATTACGAATCAAATTCAAAAAGTTTCCGACAACTATTATATCGTAAACGTAAATGATGTTTTTGAAAACAATGTTCTGGAGCATTATTTAAAAACCGAGTTTAGCAAAGTTAAGCTTGAACAAGATTTTGAATATGCCATTTATAATTGCGGAACCGACGATATGATGTATGGAAATTATATTTCCTCTTCTGGTGAAGCAGAAAAAAAATGTGTGGATTGCTTTACAAAAGACTCAGACTTAATTTATTATTTCGCCATTCGATTTCCACATTTAAAACAAAACCTTTTTAAAAGTTTAAACCAATATTGGATTTTCACTTTTGTCTTGTTCTTAGTACTTATTATATATGTGTATTCTGTTTTTCTATTGTTAAAACAAAAACGATATACTGAATTGCAAACCGACTTTATCAATAATATGACGCATGAGTTTAAAACGCCTTTATCGTCCATTCTTATTGCTTCAAATTTTGCCAATTCACAAAAGGAAATTAAAGAAAATGCAAAACTTAGTAAATACGTTCAAATTATTATTGAACAAAGCAATAAACTGAACCAACATATTGAGCAAATTTTATCTTTAGCCAGAACGGATAGTCATCAAATTCATTTGCAAAAAACAGAAGTAGATTTGTTTAAAAATTTGGAACTAATAATAGAAAATCTAAAACTAAAACATACTAAGAATTTTGATTTTACCATTGATAATTCTACTAAAATTATAATAAACGCTGATGAATTCCATTTTTATAATTTGTTGTACAATTTAGTTGACAATGCTATCAAATATGGAATTGAAAATCCGAAAGTTGATATAAAAGTTGTAGAAACTAATTCGCATTATATCATTCAACTAAATGACAATGGTCCCGGAATTCCTGAGAAAGATTTGCCTTTTATCTTCGATAAATTTTATCGCGTGAGCCGAAAAGACACTGAAGAAATTGAGGGTTTTGGAATTGGATTAGCCTATGTGAAAAAAATATGCGAACTTCATCACTGGAAAATTAAAGTAAAAAATACTGATAACGGACTTCAAACGGATATTGAAATTCCTAAAAAATAA
- a CDS encoding DUF1573 domain-containing protein, protein MKTLKLTLVALFVSALSFAQKVETKKSVAPEAVKPTKQSEIKWTEESHDFGQIEKGKPVSYEFAFTNTTNQTVLLTNVKASCGCTATNYTKTPVKPGETGTVTATYNAAAPGNFHKTVTVTTNEEGAAPKVLIIKGTVKKAETEEKSILLK, encoded by the coding sequence ATGAAAACTTTAAAATTAACTTTAGTTGCTCTTTTTGTATCAGCTTTATCTTTTGCACAAAAAGTTGAAACTAAAAAATCAGTAGCTCCAGAAGCTGTAAAACCTACAAAACAATCTGAAATTAAATGGACTGAAGAGTCTCACGATTTTGGACAAATTGAAAAAGGTAAACCAGTTTCTTATGAGTTCGCTTTTACTAATACAACGAATCAAACAGTTTTATTAACTAATGTAAAAGCGTCTTGTGGTTGTACTGCAACTAACTATACTAAAACTCCTGTAAAACCAGGTGAAACAGGTACAGTAACTGCAACTTATAATGCTGCTGCTCCAGGTAATTTCCACAAAACGGTAACAGTTACTACAAATGAAGAAGGTGCTGCTCCAAAAGTTTTAATTATCAAAGGAACAGTTAAAAAAGCAGAAACAGAAGAAAAATCGATCTTATTAAAATAA
- a CDS encoding methylated-DNA--[protein]-cysteine S-methyltransferase: METVFINTPLGTAKIKGNENGVSVISILQEGEISKTIPLELKDAVNQLQEYFEGRRQTFTFQTNPKGTDFQKRVWQELLQIPYGKTTSYLELSKKLGDVKAIRAVASANGKNPLWIVVPCHRVIGSDGSLTGYAGGLWRKQWLLEHEKGEKQQTLF; this comes from the coding sequence ATGGAAACGGTTTTTATAAATACGCCTTTGGGTACAGCAAAAATTAAAGGAAATGAAAACGGAGTTTCTGTGATTTCAATTTTACAAGAAGGGGAAATATCAAAAACAATTCCATTAGAACTTAAAGATGCTGTAAACCAACTACAAGAATATTTTGAAGGAAGACGTCAAACGTTTACATTTCAAACCAATCCTAAAGGAACTGACTTTCAAAAAAGAGTTTGGCAAGAATTACTTCAAATTCCTTATGGAAAAACCACTTCTTATTTAGAGCTCTCTAAAAAATTAGGAGATGTAAAAGCGATTCGCGCTGTAGCTTCCGCCAATGGTAAAAATCCACTTTGGATAGTTGTTCCCTGTCATCGTGTTATTGGTTCCGATGGTTCTTTAACAGGTTACGCTGGTGGATTGTGGCGTAAACAATGGTTGTTAGAACACGAAAAAGGAGAAAAACAACAAACTTTGTTTTAA
- a CDS encoding serine hydrolase domain-containing protein, translated as MKFLKNFFKWLAILVITIIVLAYIFDVDYLLRAVRTIYFRGHTTAFLDDYTHFPNREIKKGTAQPWAIAKDYNSIPTTEVLEKTHKELQTVAYLIIKNDSIWHESYFDGYGKDSKSNSFSMAKSVVTLALGKAIMEGKIKSLDQKVTDFFPELKGEFANEVAVGDLSSMASGLSWDERYYSPFSIVTRAYFDDDLKKVILGLEVKDKPGKSFSYLSGATQLLAMCIEKATGEYLSDYVSKNFWQPMGAENEALWQLDHEPDGIEKAYCCIASNARDFARFGKLMKQDGKWNGKQLLDSTFVQKCVTPRFPESPQYGYGWWMHNVSGKQLYYMRGHLGQFVIVIPEDDLIIVRLGHIKGLQTDTDPHSDDLYVYVDEAYEMLAQRK; from the coding sequence ATGAAATTTCTAAAAAACTTCTTTAAATGGTTGGCTATTTTAGTAATAACAATCATTGTTTTAGCTTATATTTTTGATGTAGATTATTTATTAAGAGCGGTACGAACGATTTATTTTCGCGGACATACAACTGCTTTCTTAGATGATTATACACATTTTCCAAATCGAGAAATAAAAAAAGGAACAGCACAACCTTGGGCAATTGCCAAAGATTATAATTCTATTCCTACAACAGAAGTTTTAGAAAAAACTCACAAAGAGCTACAAACGGTTGCTTACTTAATTATCAAAAATGATAGTATTTGGCACGAAAGCTATTTTGATGGTTACGGTAAAGATTCTAAATCCAATTCTTTTTCTATGGCAAAAAGTGTCGTTACATTAGCTTTAGGAAAAGCAATTATGGAAGGAAAAATTAAAAGTTTAGACCAAAAAGTAACCGATTTTTTCCCAGAACTTAAAGGCGAGTTTGCAAATGAAGTTGCCGTTGGCGATTTGTCGTCTATGGCATCTGGTTTAAGTTGGGACGAACGTTATTACAGTCCATTTTCAATAGTAACTAGGGCTTATTTTGATGATGATTTAAAGAAAGTAATACTTGGTTTAGAAGTAAAAGATAAACCAGGGAAATCATTCAGTTATTTAAGCGGTGCTACACAATTACTAGCGATGTGTATTGAAAAAGCAACTGGCGAATATTTATCAGATTATGTTTCAAAAAACTTTTGGCAACCTATGGGAGCCGAAAACGAAGCACTTTGGCAATTAGATCATGAACCCGATGGTATTGAAAAAGCCTATTGTTGTATTGCCAGTAATGCACGTGATTTTGCACGTTTTGGAAAACTAATGAAGCAAGACGGAAAATGGAACGGAAAGCAACTTCTCGATTCAACTTTTGTACAAAAATGTGTTACGCCGCGTTTTCCAGAAAGTCCGCAATACGGTTACGGCTGGTGGATGCATAATGTAAGCGGAAAACAATTGTATTATATGCGTGGTCATTTAGGGCAATTTGTAATTGTAATTCCAGAAGACGATTTAATTATTGTTCGTTTAGGCCATATAAAAGGTTTACAAACTGATACTGACCCGCATAGTGATGATTTGTATGTTTATGTAGATGAAGCTTATGAAATGTTAGCTCAGAGAAAATAA
- a CDS encoding 3'-5' exonuclease has translation MIEKIQLNNILFLDIETVPQFDSYMGMDEETKKLWENKTQYQRRDEVTAEDFYERAGIWAEFGKIICISVGYFTNKADIRNFRTTSFWGEEKKILQDFTNLLNQYFNGAAHVLCGHNAKEFDIPFIARRMIIHGVALPDKLNLFGKKPWEVPHLDTLELWKFGDYKHFTSLRLLTKILDIPSPKDDIDGSEVARVFYIEKDIDRIITYCEKDVIAVAQIFLRFRRDDILIEDEITHV, from the coding sequence ATGATAGAAAAAATTCAACTCAACAACATTTTATTTTTAGACATTGAAACCGTTCCGCAATTCGATTCTTATATGGGAATGGATGAAGAAACCAAAAAGCTTTGGGAAAACAAAACTCAATACCAACGTCGCGATGAGGTTACCGCTGAAGATTTTTATGAACGAGCAGGAATTTGGGCCGAATTTGGAAAAATCATTTGTATTTCGGTTGGATATTTTACAAACAAAGCAGACATTAGAAATTTTAGAACGACAAGTTTTTGGGGTGAAGAAAAGAAAATATTACAAGATTTTACTAATTTATTAAACCAATATTTTAATGGCGCGGCTCATGTTTTATGCGGACATAATGCTAAAGAATTTGACATTCCATTTATTGCGCGTCGCATGATTATTCATGGAGTTGCGTTACCTGATAAGTTAAATTTATTTGGTAAAAAACCTTGGGAAGTTCCACATTTAGATACTTTAGAATTGTGGAAATTTGGCGACTACAAACATTTTACTTCATTACGCTTACTAACAAAAATATTAGACATTCCATCGCCTAAAGACGATATTGATGGCAGTGAAGTAGCACGAGTATTTTATATTGAAAAGGACATAGATAGAATTATCACCTATTGCGAAAAAGATGTTATCGCTGTTGCTCAAATCTTTCTGCGTTTTCGTAGAGATGATATTTTAATCGAAGACGAAATCACGCATGTTTAA
- a CDS encoding GIY-YIG nuclease family protein gives MKLYYVYILKCSDEIYYVGFRSNLEQRVMQHNIGTDSDSYTFKRRPVELFWYQDFVEPYQAIYFEKKIKKWSKAKKEALINDNFDLLPLLSECKNETHFKNKALDSARPDK, from the coding sequence ATGAAGTTATATTATGTTTATATATTAAAATGTTCAGATGAAATCTATTATGTTGGTTTTAGATCTAATTTAGAACAACGAGTTATGCAACATAATATAGGAACTGATTCAGATTCATATACATTTAAAAGAAGACCAGTTGAATTATTTTGGTATCAAGATTTTGTTGAACCTTATCAAGCTATTTATTTTGAAAAGAAAATAAAAAAATGGAGTAAAGCTAAAAAGGAAGCATTAATAAATGATAACTTTGATTTGTTACCTTTGCTTTCAGAGTGTAAAAATGAAACACACTTTAAAAATAAGGCTCTCGACTCCGCTCGACCTGACAAATAA
- a CDS encoding nucleoside recognition domain-containing protein yields the protein MVLSRFWFVIFVCSITFVIAGLFTNQYYSIDYVLNGKQGEPLLINEKYLNEIPKFVQDSLKVSENNEFVLNKVTSDADTTYVYNKQTVKIYSGTQKADGLLPMAKSSLLDLILPLIAYLAFFCGIMELLIISGASEKLAGYLSPAFAKIFPSIPKNHESISYMTLNFAANFLGLDSAATPFGLKAMEKLQEINPSKDKASDAQIMFMCLHAAGLTLIPTSIIGYRAAENAANPADVMLPCIITSFVGTIAAFILVGIKQRINFKSASLLVGLMSLIGAIIGLLFYVNTLDLIGKNYFTANLSGVLLLAIIGFTLVFSFINEKKFIEKNTNLFDTFVVGANNGLKTGAMIFPYVMGMLVAISLFRNSGLFELISHGMAFVFSHLGVHKEIIDSLPVAMLRPFASSGSRGFMIDAMRVYGPDSFAGRLSCIFQCSAETTFYVIAVYFGSVNIKDTRYTLWMMLLVDLICVLTAIFVASWFF from the coding sequence ATGGTTTTAAGCAGATTTTGGTTCGTTATATTCGTTTGTTCTATCACTTTTGTAATTGCAGGATTGTTTACCAATCAGTATTATTCCATCGATTATGTATTAAATGGTAAACAAGGCGAACCTCTTTTAATAAATGAAAAATACTTAAACGAAATTCCAAAGTTTGTTCAGGATAGTCTAAAAGTTTCAGAAAATAACGAGTTTGTTTTAAATAAAGTTACTTCTGATGCTGATACTACTTATGTTTACAACAAACAAACGGTAAAAATTTATAGTGGAACTCAAAAAGCCGATGGTTTATTACCCATGGCAAAAAGTAGTTTACTCGATTTAATTCTTCCGTTAATTGCCTATTTAGCTTTTTTCTGTGGTATTATGGAATTATTGATTATTTCTGGGGCTTCCGAAAAATTAGCAGGTTATCTAAGTCCAGCATTTGCTAAGATTTTTCCTTCTATTCCTAAAAATCACGAATCGATTTCATACATGACGTTAAATTTTGCGGCCAACTTTTTAGGGTTGGATTCTGCGGCAACCCCATTCGGATTAAAAGCCATGGAAAAACTGCAAGAAATAAATCCAAGTAAAGATAAAGCCAGCGATGCGCAAATTATGTTTATGTGTTTGCATGCTGCCGGTTTAACGTTAATTCCAACGTCAATTATTGGTTATCGTGCCGCAGAAAATGCTGCGAATCCAGCCGATGTAATGTTGCCATGTATTATTACGTCTTTTGTAGGAACAATTGCAGCTTTTATTTTAGTAGGAATTAAACAACGCATCAATTTTAAAAGTGCTTCGTTATTAGTCGGGTTAATGTCTTTAATTGGAGCAATAATTGGTTTGTTGTTCTATGTAAATACTTTAGATTTAATTGGTAAAAACTATTTTACGGCAAATTTATCAGGTGTTTTATTATTAGCAATTATCGGATTTACGTTAGTTTTTTCGTTCATAAACGAGAAAAAATTTATTGAAAAGAATACTAATTTATTCGACACTTTTGTTGTTGGTGCAAATAACGGATTAAAAACTGGAGCCATGATTTTTCCTTATGTAATGGGAATGTTAGTAGCAATTTCATTGTTTAGAAACAGTGGTTTATTCGAATTAATCAGTCACGGAATGGCGTTTGTATTTTCACATTTAGGTGTTCACAAAGAAATTATCGATTCGTTACCAGTTGCGATGTTACGTCCTTTTGCATCGAGTGGTTCGCGCGGATTCATGATTGATGCGATGCGCGTTTACGGACCCGATTCTTTTGCCGGGCGTTTAAGTTGTATTTTCCAGTGTAGTGCCGAAACCACATTTTATGTTATTGCGGTTTACTTTGGTTCTGTAAATATTAAAGACACTCGTTACACACTTTGGATGATGTTATTAGTGGATTTAATTTGTGTGTTGACTGCAATTTTTGTGGCAAGTTGGTTTTTTTAA
- a CDS encoding DUF6438 domain-containing protein: MKNFIVIIISIFLFSCEKEVKISLKGEWTLDSIIDYGDRKDHLFAEDEFDDIANFKILNDSIIEFKSGFFDYLELTNRIDKSSSSALYYLGTQTKYSLKDSLLIFYNKNDNKKDTIRILKSDVDKISIQLKNKVTLNLKKINNKYFNSTKYDAVVVDRSPCLGYCPFNFTYIDRQGNFYFKNKGYNTIDGNIATKVSQDKVDYYFNIFDKIDIEKFEKTYQLSATDGQSNTISFFKNGKVVKTISTYLTSPIELKTVINELSYAYQFMLDEIKYYSVLGDDYLFGMQFENSNLRLLDSESDFLEVSLSMGKEVEIFFEPKYEMQVKAFYSEGPFKKILTDGRYYKFIKKDDSSFTIDLGYNFIEINPILKEDRYN, translated from the coding sequence ATGAAAAATTTTATAGTAATAATAATTTCTATTTTTCTTTTTTCTTGTGAAAAGGAAGTAAAAATTTCTCTAAAAGGTGAGTGGACTTTAGATAGTATAATAGATTATGGAGATAGGAAAGATCATTTATTTGCTGAAGATGAATTTGATGATATCGCAAATTTTAAAATTCTAAATGATTCGATAATTGAATTTAAATCAGGTTTCTTTGATTATTTAGAACTTACAAATAGAATTGATAAATCTTCTTCAAGCGCATTGTATTATTTAGGAACTCAAACTAAATATAGCTTAAAGGATTCTTTGCTTATTTTTTATAATAAAAATGATAATAAAAAAGACACAATTAGAATTTTAAAATCTGATGTTGACAAAATATCAATTCAATTAAAGAATAAAGTTACTTTAAATTTAAAAAAAATTAATAATAAATATTTTAATAGTACAAAATATGATGCAGTTGTTGTAGATAGAAGTCCTTGTTTAGGTTATTGTCCTTTTAATTTCACATATATTGATAGACAAGGAAATTTTTATTTTAAAAACAAAGGTTATAATACTATTGACGGTAATATTGCAACTAAAGTTTCACAAGATAAAGTTGATTATTATTTTAACATTTTTGATAAAATTGACATAGAAAAGTTTGAAAAGACATATCAATTATCAGCTACAGACGGGCAATCAAATACTATTTCCTTTTTTAAAAATGGGAAAGTTGTAAAAACTATTTCAACATATTTAACTTCACCAATAGAGTTAAAAACAGTTATAAATGAACTAAGTTATGCATATCAATTCATGCTAGACGAGATTAAATATTATTCAGTCTTGGGAGATGATTATTTATTTGGAATGCAGTTTGAAAATAGCAATTTGAGGTTGCTAGATTCCGAATCAGATTTTCTTGAAGTTTCATTGAGTATGGGTAAAGAAGTTGAAATCTTCTTTGAACCCAAATATGAGATGCAAGTAAAAGCTTTTTATAGTGAAGGGCCTTTTAAAAAAATATTAACTGATGGTAGGTATTATAAATTTATAAAGAAAGATGATTCATCATTTACAATTGATTTAGGTTATAACTTTATTGAAATAAATCCAATTTTAAAAGAAGATAGATATAATTAG
- a CDS encoding fumarate hydratase, whose translation MDFIYQDPYPILKDDTQYKKLTSDYVTVEKLGDREILVVDPKGLELLAEEAMFDVSFMLRTKHLQSLHNILNDPEATDNDRFVAYNLLQNAKVAIDKQLPSCQDTGTAIVMAKKGENVYTGADDAEYLSRGVFNTYQKRNLRYSQIVPISMFEEKNSGSNLPAQIDIYAKKGNSYEFLFLAKGGGSANKTFLYQQTKSLLNEKSMTEFIKAKIKDLGTSACPPYHLALVIGGTSAEANLAAVKKASAGYYDNLPTSGNMAGQAFRDLEWEAKVQQICHESGIGAQFGGKYFVHDVRVIRLPRHAASCPVGLGVSCSADRNIKGKITKDGIFLEQLETNPAQFLPEVAPHLEDPVIVDLNRPMADILAELSKYPIKTRLKLNGTVIVARDIAHAKIKEMLDAGQPMPEYFKNHPVYYAGPAKTPEGMPSGSFGPTTAGRMDVYVDEFQAAGGSMVMLAKGNRSKQVADACAKYGGFYLGSIGGPAAILAKENILSVEVVDFPELGMEAVRKIEVKDFPAFIITDDKGNDFFANLK comes from the coding sequence ATGGATTTTATATATCAAGATCCGTATCCGATTTTAAAAGACGATACGCAATACAAAAAATTAACTTCTGATTACGTTACAGTTGAAAAATTAGGCGATAGAGAAATTTTAGTAGTAGACCCAAAAGGTTTAGAATTACTAGCCGAAGAAGCCATGTTTGACGTTTCTTTTATGCTTCGCACAAAACACTTACAAAGTTTACATAACATTTTAAATGATCCTGAAGCAACAGATAACGACCGATTTGTTGCTTACAATTTATTGCAAAATGCAAAAGTAGCTATCGACAAACAATTACCTTCTTGTCAAGATACAGGAACGGCAATCGTGATGGCAAAAAAAGGAGAAAATGTCTACACAGGCGCTGATGATGCAGAATATTTATCGCGTGGTGTTTTTAATACGTACCAAAAAAGAAATTTACGTTATTCTCAAATTGTACCGATTAGTATGTTTGAGGAGAAAAATTCGGGTTCAAACTTACCAGCTCAAATTGATATCTATGCGAAAAAAGGAAATTCATACGAGTTTTTATTCTTAGCAAAAGGTGGTGGATCGGCGAATAAAACGTTTTTGTACCAACAAACAAAATCGTTGTTGAATGAAAAATCAATGACGGAATTCATCAAAGCTAAAATTAAAGATTTAGGAACGTCGGCTTGTCCGCCTTATCACTTGGCTTTGGTAATTGGAGGAACTTCTGCGGAAGCAAATTTAGCAGCTGTTAAAAAAGCATCAGCAGGATATTATGATAATTTACCAACATCTGGAAACATGGCAGGTCAAGCTTTCCGCGATTTAGAATGGGAAGCAAAAGTGCAACAAATTTGTCACGAAAGTGGAATAGGAGCGCAATTTGGTGGAAAATATTTTGTGCATGATGTTCGAGTAATTCGTTTACCACGCCACGCAGCTTCTTGTCCTGTAGGATTAGGTGTTTCATGTTCAGCAGATAGAAATATCAAAGGAAAAATAACTAAAGATGGAATTTTCTTAGAACAATTGGAAACCAATCCAGCTCAGTTTTTACCAGAAGTAGCGCCACATTTGGAAGATCCTGTAATTGTGGATTTAAATCGTCCGATGGCTGATATTTTAGCAGAACTTTCTAAATATCCTATTAAGACACGTTTAAAACTAAACGGAACAGTAATCGTTGCTCGTGATATTGCACACGCTAAGATTAAAGAAATGTTAGATGCTGGGCAACCTATGCCAGAATATTTCAAAAACCACCCAGTTTATTATGCAGGACCTGCAAAAACCCCAGAAGGAATGCCTTCAGGAAGTTTTGGACCAACTACTGCGGGTCGTATGGATGTTTATGTAGATGAATTTCAAGCTGCAGGCGGAAGTATGGTAATGTTAGCCAAAGGAAACCGTTCGAAACAAGTTGCAGATGCTTGTGCTAAGTATGGCGGATTTTATTTAGGTTCTATTGGCGGACCAGCAGCTATTTTAGCAAAAGAGAATATTCTTTCGGTTGAAGTAGTCGATTTCCCTGAATTAGGAATGGAAGCCGTTCGTAAAATTGAAGTGAAAGATTTCCCTGCGTTCATTATTACCGATGATAAAGGAAATGATTTCTTCGCTAATTTAAAATAA
- a CDS encoding class I SAM-dependent rRNA methyltransferase — translation MNPKVILKQGKEKSILRRHPWVFSGAVYGVTEELEDGQLVDVVDNNQKHLGTGFFSDRGSIVVRLLTFGKEQFTENFWVEKLQWAWELRTKLLDINETDAFRVIHGEGDGIPGLIIDFYNNCWVIQAHSSGIYFQMEKIANAIQKTFAKNCDTIYCKSSSTLPNTGTDYFLFGTKESTIAKENNIQFHVNWVEGQKTGFFLDQRDNRKLLGTFSKGKKVLNTFCYTGGFSIYAMSAGAELVTSVDISQKAVDLAAQNMELNFPNSNHKAVADDVFNFMKENHQIYDLIVLDPPAFAKNIKSKHTATQAYKRLNIAGLKALAPKGILFTFSCSQVIDDVLFYNTVAAAAIETGRNIRVLHKLEQGPDHPTNIYHPEGHYLKGLVLYVE, via the coding sequence ATGAATCCAAAAGTAATTTTAAAACAAGGTAAAGAAAAATCAATTCTAAGAAGACATCCGTGGGTTTTTAGTGGCGCTGTATATGGCGTTACTGAAGAACTAGAAGACGGACAATTAGTGGATGTTGTCGATAATAATCAAAAACATTTAGGCACAGGTTTTTTTAGTGATAGAGGAAGTATTGTTGTTCGATTATTGACTTTTGGAAAAGAGCAATTTACCGAAAACTTTTGGGTTGAAAAATTACAATGGGCTTGGGAATTAAGAACTAAATTATTAGATATAAACGAAACGGATGCTTTCCGAGTGATTCATGGTGAAGGTGATGGCATTCCTGGATTAATCATCGATTTTTATAATAATTGTTGGGTAATTCAAGCACATTCATCAGGCATTTATTTCCAAATGGAGAAAATTGCAAATGCTATTCAAAAAACTTTTGCTAAAAACTGCGATACGATTTACTGTAAAAGCTCAAGCACTTTACCCAATACAGGAACCGATTATTTTTTATTTGGAACCAAAGAAAGTACTATTGCGAAAGAAAATAACATTCAATTTCATGTGAATTGGGTGGAAGGACAAAAAACGGGATTTTTCCTTGATCAACGCGATAACCGAAAATTATTAGGTACTTTTTCAAAAGGTAAAAAAGTATTGAATACGTTTTGTTATACAGGTGGTTTTTCTATTTATGCAATGAGCGCTGGAGCAGAATTAGTCACTTCTGTTGATATTTCGCAAAAAGCAGTTGATTTAGCCGCACAAAATATGGAATTGAATTTCCCGAATTCAAACCACAAAGCAGTTGCAGATGATGTGTTTAATTTCATGAAAGAAAACCATCAGATTTATGATCTTATTGTTTTAGATCCGCCTGCATTTGCCAAAAACATCAAAAGCAAACACACCGCCACACAAGCATACAAACGCTTAAATATTGCCGGATTAAAAGCTTTAGCACCAAAAGGAATTTTATTCACGTTTTCTTGTTCGCAAGTAATCGATGATGTATTGTTTTACAATACTGTAGCCGCAGCAGCAATTGAAACTGGAAGAAATATTCGTGTGCTACACAAATTAGAACAAGGTCCAGATCATCCAACCAATATTTACCATCCAGAAGGACATTATTTAAAAGGATTGGTGTTGTATGTGGAATAA